Proteins from a genomic interval of Rhizoctonia solani chromosome 12, complete sequence:
- a CDS encoding chitin deacetylase, translating into MAMAMYPGIQAKAQAEIDGTIGSRLPRISDWDSLSYVRCVMKEVLRWKLTLPLAVPHACTQDDMYKGYYIPKGAIVIGNSWAISNNPAVYPDPDRFDPDRFLDPAVPDAPAFGYGRRICPGIHHADATMFLTMASIISVFNIRPPVDVEGRPRPMKADIAMDEAVSSIASSFLGTLAAPTNSTLFPRQLAQVITKCTVPNTVALTFDDGPYLYTYEISERILQAGGKATFFVNGNNYQCIYHPDNVNRIKYLYEKGHQIGSHTWGHKDLTTLTWDQVHDEMWRVEQALMRIIGANPAYMRPPFGKYNDNVLRASAVRGQKVAIWDFDSGDSAGISAAASKGRYDDVTARRPSNILTLNHETYEPTAYTDILPHAIAKLQAAGYRMVTLSECLGESPAAAYQSQGPPATGSWSC; encoded by the exons ATGGCGATGGCTATGTATCCAGGTATCCAGGCCAAAGCGCAAGCCGAGATCGATGGTACCATCGGTTCTCGTCTTCCCAGGATTTCAGACTGGGATTCATTAAGCTACGTCAGATGTGTCATGAAGGAGGTCTTACGCTGGAAGTTAACGCTTCCATTGG CTGTCCCTCATGCCTGTACTCAAGATGATATGTACAAAGGGTACTACATCCCCAAAGGTGCCATCGT CATCGGCAACTCCTG GGCTATAAGCAACAACCCAGCCGTGTACCCGGATCCAGACCGCTTTGACCCCGATCGCTTTCTAGATCCCGCAGTTCCTGATGCTCCTGCATTCGGATACGGCCGAAG AATCTGTCCGGGGATACACCACGCGGATGCTACAATGTTTCTGACAATGGCCAGTATCATTTCAGTATTTAATATTCGCCCCCCAGTGGATGTGGAAGGAAGACCCAGGCCGATGAAGGCTGATATAGCAATGGACGAGGCAGTTAG CTCTATAGCATCCTCATTCTTGGGTACCTTGGCTGCTCCTACAAATAGCACTCTATTTCCCCGCCAACTGGCTCAA GTCATCACCAAATGCACTGTCCCGAATACTGTGGCCCTTACCTTTGATGAT GGCCCTTACCTAT ATACATACGAGATCTCGGAGAGAATCCTTCAGGCTGGTGGAAAGGC CACGTTCTTTGTTAATGGAAACAACT ATCAGTGCATCTATCATCCGGACAACGTGAACCGCATTAAATACCTCTATGAAAAAGGCCATCAA ATCGGCTCTCATACTTGGGGTCATAAAGATCTGACAACGCTCACTTGGGACCAAGTTCACGATGAGATGTGGCGCGTTGAACAGGCTCTAATGAGAATCATTGGCGCTAATCCCGCATATATGCGTCCTCCCTTTGGAAAATACAATG ATAACGTCCTCCGAGCTTCCGCCGTTCGCGGTCAGAAAGT CGCTATCTGGGACTTTGATAGCGGTGATTCGGCTG GCATTAGCGCGGCTGCTTCCAAAGGGAGATATGATGATGTTACCGCGCGACGCCCTTCAAATATCCTGACACTTAACCATGAGACCTATG AGCCTACTGCGTAT ACTGATATCCTCCCTCATGCAATCGCTAAGCTTCAAGCTGCAGGCTACAG AATGGTTACTCTTTCTGAATGCCTGGGCGAGTCACCGGCCGCAGCCTATCAGTCTCAGGGCCCCCCTGCCACA GGTTCTTGGAGCTGCTAA